Within the Equus przewalskii isolate Varuska chromosome 1, EquPr2, whole genome shotgun sequence genome, the region ATGAAAATGCAGGGGACATAGTAGACTGTGACCACGGTTAGGTGGgagccacaggtggagaaggcccgTTGCCGCCCATCAGCAGTGTGTATCTTCAGGATGGCACGGGCTATGTTGGCATAGGAGAGCAGAATCAACATGAAGCAACTGGCAGCCACTACCCCAATGTCCACAAAGGTCACAAGCTCATTGACAGTTGTGTCAGCACAAGCCAGTCTCAATACTGCGGGGATGTCACAGAAAAAGTAATCCACCTGGTTGGGCCCACAGTAGGGCAGGCGGAAGGTCAGGATGGCCTGGATAGACCCATGGATGGAGCCAGCCACCCAAGCTCCAGCCACAAGGATGGTACATAACCTCCCATTCATGAGCATAGGGTAGCGCAGGGGGTGGCATATTGCCAGGTACCTGTCATAGGCCATCAGTGTGTAGAGGAAGCACTGGGTGCTGCCCAGGAAGTGAAAGGCGTATAGCTGAGCCACACAGCCACTGAACGGGATTGCCTTGCTGGCAGAAGTCAAGTTTAGAATAATGCGAGGAACGATGACTGAGGAGAGCCACATGTCCAGAAATGAGAGCACACCCAGAAGAATGTACATGGGCCGAGCATGGAGCTTTGGGTCAGCCCACACAGTGAGCAGAATGAGCAGATTTCCCAGCTGAGTCAGGAAGTAAATGCAGAAGAAGACCAGGAAGAGGAGGGTCCTCAGATTCGGGGGGTGAGACAAGCCCAGGAGAATGAAGTCTGTCACCACAGTGTCCAGAGATGTGTTTTTGGTCTTTCTCATGTCTTTCTGTAGTCTGCTAAGATGAATGGTGAAGTCAGACAAGGGAAATACAAcaaagggaggtggggagagaatgCTTTTGTTTAATGACCAGAGTGTAGGAGATAAAGACTTCTATATTTTAAGTAGAAAGCATTTGCCATCAACCATTTGGGTTTGCTTGGCAAGACAACCCCTCAGGGGCTGGTTAGTTTCTAGGTGTCCTGAATATTCCTTCAATGAGAGACACTACATACGTATGTCGGAAGCCAAGGCACAGGGTTGTGTCTGAATAATAATGTAAGTGCTGGATATCTATAATGGTCATATGATGGGTCTATGTCCCAAAGGGGGACCACCGAAAAGTGGATTCTGGTGGCATGGAGCAGCATGGGACAATTACTCCACAATTACCATACCTATTGTTGGTCTCTGACTTAATATCCTCGAAATAACGCCTCCTATGATGTACAAGAATCCCTGAGATTTGGCCCTCGCATATTTCTacagtcttttcttcctttggctcCCTCAGAGCACcacactctccttccttccagacCTACTCCTTCTGGAGTACACTGATTCATCATAATGTAACCTCATTCCTCAGGGTTCACTTTGGCTGCCGCCTCATGGGAAGAGTTCTCCCTTAGAAGACAATCTTCTGGGAGATAAGTGTTTGTATTATGACAGGCGATTGCAGTATAGTGTGCTAAGGGCTATTTGTTAGACTAGAAGCTCCTTCAGAGCAAAGACCAAATCTATTTTGTTCTTCCTATGTTTCTCCAGCACCTGCCACAGTGATTGGCAACAGTATgttaattcataaatatttgttggctgaTTGGCTGGCTGAATGGATGTTGTCAACTCCGGTTAATCCTGCATCCTGTTTCCCTGGGTGATCCCATTACTCATGCTTTCTGTCACACAGTCAGGACTGTAGGATGAGTGATTAGCCTCATGAATCAGCAATGTGAGTCTATTCCCAGTATAAACAAAGTTCATGGATGGCATCCATGCTTTCTGCTTCTTCTAGActg harbors:
- the LOC103542779 gene encoding olfactory receptor 10G2-like, with product MRKTKNTSLDTVVTDFILLGLSHPPNLRTLLFLVFFCIYFLTQLGNLLILLTVWADPKLHARPMYILLGVLSFLDMWLSSVIVPRIILNLTSASKAIPFSGCVAQLYAFHFLGSTQCFLYTLMAYDRYLAICHPLRYPMLMNGRLCTILVAGAWVAGSIHGSIQAILTFRLPYCGPNQVDYFFCDIPAVLRLACADTTVNELVTFVDIGVVAASCFMLILLSYANIARAILKIHTADGRQRAFSTCGSHLTVVTVYYVPCIFIYLRAGSKSPLDGAVAVFYTVVTPLLNPLIYTLRNQEVKSALKRITAGRGAASENK